One genomic segment of Luteibaculum oceani includes these proteins:
- the kynU gene encoding kynureninase, whose product MSFEFSADFAKKMDASDPLLDFRSEFEFPQHEGKNVLYFTGNSLGLMPKKARAAVESELNNWSQLAVEGHFKGDNPWFHYHKLTKQGSAYMVGAEEEEVVVMNGLTVNLHLMMVSFYQPTAKRFKIICEEKAFPSDQYVFETQAKFHGFNPEEAIIEVGPREGETYIREEDIISTIKEHGDEVALVLFGGINYYTGQRFDIKEITRVGQEVGAKVGWDLAHAAGNIELELHKWNVDFACWCTYKYLNSGPGAQSGVFVHKRYANDHTLNRFAGWWGYDQATRFRMEKNFVPMKGADGWQLSNGPILAFAPHKCALEQFMRAQKENLFAKRDKLTGYLEFILEELASKYPDFGFKILTPKNPKQRGSQISLYVENRGKEIFDYLIDNGVIPDWREPNVLRFAPVPMYNSFEDVYQLGSLMREVLEKLK is encoded by the coding sequence ATGAGTTTTGAGTTTAGCGCGGATTTCGCCAAAAAAATGGATGCGTCTGATCCTTTACTGGATTTTAGGTCTGAATTTGAATTTCCACAACACGAGGGTAAAAACGTCCTCTATTTTACTGGAAACTCGCTTGGACTGATGCCTAAAAAAGCCAGAGCAGCGGTAGAATCTGAGTTAAACAATTGGTCTCAATTGGCGGTTGAAGGTCATTTTAAAGGTGATAACCCATGGTTTCATTACCACAAACTTACCAAACAAGGAAGTGCCTATATGGTAGGTGCCGAGGAAGAGGAAGTGGTAGTAATGAATGGGTTAACAGTAAATCTGCACCTGATGATGGTGTCTTTTTATCAACCTACAGCCAAAAGATTTAAGATTATTTGCGAAGAAAAGGCCTTTCCTTCCGATCAATACGTATTCGAAACCCAAGCTAAATTTCATGGATTTAACCCCGAGGAAGCGATAATAGAAGTTGGTCCAAGAGAGGGTGAGACCTATATTAGGGAAGAGGACATTATTTCAACCATAAAAGAACATGGAGATGAAGTTGCCTTAGTTCTTTTCGGGGGTATTAATTATTACACTGGGCAGCGATTTGATATTAAAGAAATAACCAGAGTAGGCCAGGAAGTTGGAGCCAAAGTAGGATGGGATTTAGCTCACGCTGCAGGAAATATAGAGTTAGAGCTACACAAGTGGAATGTCGATTTTGCCTGTTGGTGTACCTATAAGTATTTGAACTCTGGTCCAGGTGCTCAATCTGGTGTATTTGTGCACAAGCGCTATGCTAATGATCATACGCTAAATAGATTTGCAGGCTGGTGGGGATATGATCAGGCAACTCGTTTTAGAATGGAGAAAAATTTTGTTCCCATGAAAGGTGCAGATGGATGGCAGTTGAGCAACGGTCCAATTTTAGCTTTTGCACCGCACAAATGTGCATTGGAACAGTTTATGCGTGCCCAGAAAGAAAACTTGTTTGCAAAAAGGGATAAGTTAACAGGGTATTTGGAGTTTATTCTCGAGGAGCTGGCGTCCAAGTATCCCGATTTTGGATTTAAAATTTTAACACCTAAAAATCCGAAACAAAGGGGAAGTCAAATTTCTTTATACGTTGAAAACCGCGGTAAAGAAATCTTCGATTACCTAATAGATAACGGAGTAATTCCAGATTGGAGGGAGCCAAATGTTCTGCGTTTTGCACCCGTTCCGATGTACAACTCATTTGAGGATGTGTATCAGTTGGGTAGCTTAATGCGTG